The following proteins come from a genomic window of Enterobacter chengduensis:
- the lysS gene encoding lysine--tRNA ligase: MSEQQAQGADAVVDLNNELKTRREKLAALREQGVPFPNDFRRDHTSDQLHADFDAKENEELEALNVEVAVAGRMMTRRIMGKASFVTLQDVGGRIQLYVSRDDLPEGIYNEQFKKWDLGDILGAKGKLFKTKTGELSIHCTELRLLTKALRPLPDKFHGLQDQEARYRQRYLDLISNDESRKTFKIRSQIMAGIRQFMVNRDFMEVETPMMQVIPGGASARPFITHHNALDLDMYLRIAPELYLKRLVVGGFDRVFEINRNFRNEGISVRHNPEFTMMELYMAYADYKDLIELTESLFRTLAQDILGTTQVPYGEEVFDFGKPFEKLTMREAIKKYRPETNMAELDNFDSAKAIAESIGIKVEKSWGLGRIVTEIFEEVAEAHLIQPTFITEYPAEVSPLARRNDQNPEITDRFEFFIGGREIGNGFSELNDAEDQAQRFQDQVDAKAAGDDEAMFFDEDYVTALEHGLPPTAGLGIGIDRMVMLFTNSHTIRDVILFPAMRPVK, translated from the coding sequence ATGTCTGAACAACAAGCACAGGGCGCTGACGCGGTAGTCGATCTTAACAACGAACTGAAAACCCGCCGCGAGAAGCTGGCAGCGCTGCGCGAGCAGGGCGTACCGTTCCCGAACGATTTTCGTCGTGACCACACCTCAGACCAACTGCACGCTGACTTCGACGCGAAAGAGAACGAAGAGCTGGAAGCGCTGAACGTTGAAGTGGCCGTTGCGGGCCGCATGATGACCCGTCGTATCATGGGTAAAGCCTCCTTCGTGACCCTGCAGGACGTTGGCGGCCGTATTCAGCTGTACGTTTCCCGTGACGATCTGCCGGAAGGTATCTACAACGAGCAGTTCAAGAAGTGGGATCTGGGCGATATCCTGGGCGCAAAAGGTAAGCTGTTCAAAACCAAAACCGGTGAATTGTCCATCCACTGCACCGAGCTGCGTCTGCTGACCAAAGCCCTGCGCCCGCTGCCGGACAAATTCCACGGCCTGCAGGATCAGGAAGCGCGCTATCGTCAGCGCTACCTGGATCTCATCTCTAACGATGAATCCCGCAAGACCTTCAAAATTCGCTCCCAGATCATGGCCGGTATCCGCCAGTTCATGGTGAACCGCGACTTTATGGAAGTGGAAACCCCAATGATGCAGGTGATCCCTGGCGGCGCGTCTGCGCGTCCGTTCATCACCCATCACAACGCCCTGGACCTGGACATGTACCTGCGTATCGCGCCGGAACTGTACCTGAAGCGTCTGGTGGTCGGTGGCTTCGATCGCGTGTTCGAGATCAACCGTAACTTCCGTAACGAAGGTATCTCCGTTCGCCATAACCCAGAGTTCACCATGATGGAACTCTATATGGCGTATGCGGATTACAAAGATCTGATCGAGCTGACCGAATCCCTGTTCCGTACCCTGGCGCAGGATATTCTGGGCACCACGCAGGTCCCTTACGGTGAAGAAGTCTTCGACTTCGGCAAGCCGTTCGAAAAACTGACCATGCGCGAAGCGATCAAGAAGTACCGTCCGGAAACCAATATGGCGGAGCTGGATAACTTCGACTCTGCGAAAGCGATCGCGGAAAGCATCGGTATCAAGGTTGAGAAGAGCTGGGGTCTGGGCCGTATCGTGACCGAGATCTTCGAAGAAGTGGCCGAAGCGCACCTGATTCAGCCGACCTTCATCACCGAATACCCGGCTGAAGTCTCTCCGCTGGCGCGTCGTAATGACCAGAACCCGGAGATCACCGACCGCTTCGAATTCTTCATCGGCGGCCGCGAAATCGGCAACGGATTTAGCGAGCTGAACGATGCGGAAGACCAGGCCCAGCGCTTCCAGGATCAGGTTGACGCGAAGGCGGCAGGCGACGACGAAGCGATGTTCTTCGACGAAGACTACGTGACCGCGCTGGAGCACGGCCTGCCGCCAACGGCGGGTCTGGGGATTGGTATCGACCGTATGGTGATGCTGTTCACCAACAGCCACACCATCCGCGACGTGATCCTGTTCCCGGCAATGCGCCCGGTGAAATAA
- a CDS encoding DUF4468 domain-containing protein, with amino-acid sequence MKKVMMKTVLASLVVSSITVLTGCVTSPDMEAAKQPLGSIVSVVNVPGVKKDALYSSSKIWVAKAFTDSNSVIQYADKEEGSIVGKGNVKYPCDGFNDCLANEDVRYKFTMKIDTKDEKARITFDDIHIYRPAHVTSGIAFPAIDSPNMTVGGQAKAKKALNDIVEQYKREIVTESSSAAKDW; translated from the coding sequence ATGAAAAAAGTAATGATGAAAACTGTTTTAGCCAGTTTGGTTGTATCCAGTATTACTGTGTTGACAGGTTGTGTAACCTCACCAGATATGGAAGCAGCTAAACAACCGCTGGGTAGTATAGTCAGTGTTGTTAACGTTCCCGGGGTTAAAAAGGATGCACTTTACAGCAGCTCCAAAATTTGGGTTGCAAAGGCCTTCACTGATTCTAACAGCGTAATCCAATATGCCGATAAAGAAGAAGGTTCGATTGTTGGCAAGGGGAATGTTAAATACCCATGTGACGGTTTTAATGATTGTTTGGCTAATGAAGATGTTCGATATAAATTCACTATGAAAATCGACACAAAAGATGAAAAAGCTCGCATCACCTTTGATGATATCCACATTTATCGTCCGGCCCACGTAACAAGCGGGATTGCGTTCCCTGCCATAGATTCGCCAAATATGACCGTTGGTGGACAAGCAAAAGCTAAAAAAGCGTTGAATGATATTGTGGAACAATACAAACGTGAGATCGTGACTGAAAGTAGCTCTGCTGCAAAAGACTGGTAA
- the idi gene encoding isopentenyl-diphosphate Delta-isomerase, whose translation MSIQEHVILVNDQGMVIGTQEKYAAHTLHTPLHLAFSSWLFNAKGECLVTRRALSKKAWPGVWTNSVCGHPQSGEKTEEAIIRRCRFEVGAELTDITAVAPEFRYRETDPSGIVENEICPVFAARITNNVTINEDEVMDYQWVELDALFRALDATPWAFSPWMVMEAMTARETLRAFAAQ comes from the coding sequence ATGAGTATTCAAGAACACGTTATTTTGGTAAACGACCAGGGAATGGTGATTGGCACTCAGGAAAAATACGCCGCGCACACGTTACATACCCCGCTGCACCTGGCTTTCTCTTCCTGGCTTTTTAACGCCAAAGGCGAGTGTCTGGTCACCCGACGCGCATTAAGCAAAAAAGCCTGGCCGGGCGTCTGGACGAACTCCGTCTGCGGGCACCCGCAGTCCGGTGAAAAGACGGAAGAGGCCATTATCCGCCGCTGCCGCTTTGAAGTGGGCGCGGAACTGACGGATATCACCGCCGTCGCCCCTGAGTTTCGCTATCGGGAAACCGACCCGTCCGGGATCGTGGAAAACGAAATTTGCCCGGTATTCGCCGCTCGGATAACCAATAACGTGACGATAAATGAAGATGAAGTGATGGACTATCAGTGGGTTGAGCTGGACGCGCTATTCCGCGCGCTGGACGCGACGCCGTGGGCCTTTAGCCCGTGGATGGTCATGGAAGCGATGACCGCTCGCGAAACGCTCAGAGCCTTCGCCGCGCAATAA
- the actS gene encoding amidase activator ActS produces the protein MFAGSLTRKPLTAVFFLTLTLFLAGCSGSKSTDTGSYSGSVYTVKRGDTLYRISRATGTSVKDLARLNNLSPPYTIEVDQQLKVSGGASSGKKSSSKGKTAKVTPSYQVPQSSWPPVGQRCWIWPASGKVVAPYSLSEGGNKGIDIAAARGTPVYASGAGKVVYVGNQLRGYGNLIMIKHGEDYITAYAHNDTMLVNNGQNVKAGQKIATMGSTGTDSVKLHFQIRYKATAIDPQRYLPAPGSKPKC, from the coding sequence TTGTTTGCAGGAAGCCTGACGAGAAAACCCCTTACCGCTGTTTTTTTCCTGACGTTGACGCTATTCCTGGCGGGCTGTTCAGGGAGCAAATCGACGGATACGGGAAGCTATTCCGGTTCGGTCTACACCGTCAAACGCGGGGACACCCTGTACCGGATTTCGCGCGCAACGGGGACCAGCGTGAAGGATCTGGCGCGGCTGAATAATCTCTCTCCACCCTACACCATCGAGGTGGACCAGCAGCTGAAGGTGAGCGGCGGAGCGTCCTCGGGTAAAAAATCCTCTTCGAAAGGCAAAACCGCCAAAGTGACGCCGTCGTACCAGGTACCGCAATCGTCATGGCCGCCGGTTGGACAGCGCTGCTGGATTTGGCCTGCCAGCGGTAAAGTGGTCGCCCCTTATTCACTCTCTGAAGGTGGCAACAAGGGGATTGATATCGCTGCTGCGCGCGGGACGCCGGTTTATGCCTCCGGGGCAGGGAAGGTGGTTTACGTCGGTAACCAGCTGCGCGGCTACGGTAACCTGATCATGATTAAGCATGGCGAAGACTACATCACGGCCTATGCGCACAACGACACGATGCTGGTCAACAACGGGCAGAACGTCAAAGCCGGGCAGAAGATTGCCACCATGGGCAGCACCGGTACGGATTCAGTGAAGCTGCATTTCCAGATCCGCTATAAGGCGACGGCCATCGATCCGCAGCGCTATCTTCCTGCGCCCGGCAGCAAACCGAAGTGCTAA
- a CDS encoding site-specific integrase gives MAQRGNLYRRPSGIYVLRITVPVRYRALIGQREIHASTRTTHLANAKAIATRLLEKWYASLEEFKQVDKEKIRGNAPLLAGAGKISLALFCESFDVVLETVVPHLLADNIPLYAFVDSQRGFLIDDFTAIDRDPDTHGFVLNDVAHYGTEAMVNGYMQIYMPLHALNKLVKGLSTEITAFRATNGNPLALWLLDLPGVTIDSSSLFINNVQAEKLRSMWDKAFAKSEPELPPVPAVVPPPPPPPLIISNPFCNPLHASKTVSEVLEEFIAYKNSGDLKLASEEKIRSRISHFIDVMGDLTLVELDRNVVKKYVSRMQRMPSNLYLMQRRYAAEDLDQLIEKALDAGESLMTKDAIGRHMASLGSMLKWACKENYLIANPVENVLAKRKKTARSQDDRYQFEDDELELIFSAYWFKTGEGVPNKFGRHIDFRPYRYWLPLLALYSGGRMNELCQLYLSDIRMSENGVAYLDFNLDSPDKVMDTEAEADKSLKTLNALRQVPIHPRLIELGFLEYVKALKADGQERVFPELTFNKIKGYRGYASKWFNELYFGKKLGLDRNGKKVFHSFRHNYVNSLDRLELSERMIAQLVGHVRGSTTAMTTYRKDRAVEEQFHAISGLKHNLPEIAPFNVEVGLKAMKDGVRKHKP, from the coding sequence ATGGCGCAACGTGGTAATCTCTATCGACGTCCTAGCGGGATCTATGTTCTGAGGATAACCGTTCCGGTTCGGTATCGTGCCCTGATAGGGCAGCGTGAAATACATGCATCTACCCGCACAACCCACCTCGCAAATGCTAAGGCAATCGCCACGCGTTTGTTGGAGAAGTGGTATGCGTCTCTGGAAGAGTTTAAGCAAGTGGATAAAGAGAAAATTCGGGGAAACGCCCCGTTGTTGGCGGGGGCTGGCAAAATCAGCTTGGCTCTGTTTTGCGAATCATTTGATGTGGTGCTTGAAACGGTTGTTCCGCATCTTTTGGCAGACAATATTCCGCTGTATGCTTTTGTAGATAGCCAGCGGGGTTTTCTGATTGATGATTTTACTGCCATTGATCGTGACCCTGATACGCATGGCTTTGTTTTAAACGACGTTGCTCATTACGGCACTGAGGCTATGGTTAACGGCTATATGCAGATTTACATGCCGCTACATGCCCTCAATAAATTGGTTAAAGGGCTATCAACGGAAATAACTGCATTCAGGGCTACCAACGGTAATCCCCTTGCTCTTTGGCTACTGGACTTGCCCGGAGTTACGATAGATTCAAGTTCTTTATTTATCAACAATGTGCAGGCTGAAAAGCTGCGTAGCATGTGGGATAAAGCGTTTGCGAAATCTGAGCCTGAATTACCTCCTGTTCCGGCTGTTGTGCCACCACCACCGCCCCCTCCTTTGATCATCTCTAACCCGTTTTGCAATCCACTACACGCGTCAAAAACGGTTTCAGAAGTGTTGGAGGAGTTCATTGCGTATAAGAACTCAGGGGATCTCAAACTTGCCAGTGAGGAAAAAATCCGGTCGCGAATATCTCATTTTATCGACGTTATGGGAGACTTAACACTTGTTGAGTTAGATCGTAATGTCGTAAAAAAATACGTTTCCAGAATGCAAAGAATGCCCAGTAACTTGTATTTAATGCAACGCCGATACGCTGCCGAAGATTTGGATCAACTCATCGAAAAAGCACTTGATGCCGGTGAGTCGCTCATGACGAAAGATGCGATTGGGCGTCATATGGCCTCATTAGGTTCAATGTTAAAGTGGGCCTGTAAAGAAAATTATTTAATTGCCAATCCAGTGGAAAATGTTCTGGCAAAGCGTAAGAAAACTGCAAGATCTCAGGATGACCGTTATCAGTTCGAAGATGATGAACTGGAACTCATATTCTCTGCATACTGGTTTAAAACTGGCGAGGGTGTGCCGAACAAATTCGGGCGCCATATTGACTTTCGACCTTATCGCTATTGGTTACCCCTATTAGCGTTATATAGCGGTGGGCGAATGAATGAGTTATGCCAACTTTATCTTTCTGATATCCGTATGAGTGAAAATGGTGTTGCGTATCTGGACTTCAATTTAGATTCACCGGATAAAGTTATGGACACTGAAGCTGAAGCGGATAAATCGCTGAAAACGCTCAATGCGTTGAGACAGGTTCCCATTCATCCAAGGCTGATTGAGCTTGGCTTTCTTGAATACGTTAAAGCTTTGAAAGCTGATGGACAGGAACGTGTTTTTCCAGAGTTAACCTTCAATAAAATTAAAGGTTATCGTGGTTATGCGTCAAAATGGTTCAATGAACTTTATTTTGGCAAGAAGCTTGGATTAGACCGTAATGGGAAGAAGGTTTTTCACTCATTCCGCCATAACTATGTGAATAGCCTCGACCGACTGGAGTTAAGTGAACGGATGATCGCCCAACTTGTCGGACATGTTCGAGGAAGCACTACTGCCATGACAACCTATCGTAAAGACAGAGCTGTTGAGGAGCAATTCCACGCAATTTCCGGGCTTAAACACAATTTGCCTGAGATAGCTCCGTTTAATGTTGAGGTGGGACTGAAGGCGATGAAAGACGGGGTTCGCAAGCACAAGCCGTAA